The following coding sequences lie in one Heliangelus exortis chromosome 8, bHelExo1.hap1, whole genome shotgun sequence genomic window:
- the LOC139798996 gene encoding riboflavin-binding protein, giving the protein MLRFAVTLFAVIMSSTCQKYGCLEGDTHKPKPSPEPNLQECTLYSESSCCYANFTEQLAHSPVIKVNNSYWNRCGQLSKSCEDFTKKIECFYRCSPQASRWINPNDAAAIQSVPLCQSFCDDWYEACKDDSICVHNWLTDWEWDESGENHCKNKCTPYSEMYANGTDMCQNMWGESFKVSESSCLCLQMNEKDTIAMRYLLSESSEESSSISSSEERACQRKLRKFQKLKGEEGEQTR; this is encoded by the exons ATGCTGAGGTTTGCTGTCACCCTCTTTGCTGTCATAATGTCATCTACCTGCCAAAAATATGGATGTCTGGAGGGGGACACCCACAAACCAAAGCCAAGTCCTGAGCCAAATCTGCAGGAATGCACTCTGTACTCTGAAT CTTCCTGTTGCTATGCAAACTTCACAGAGCAATTGGCTCATTCCCCAGTAATTAAAGTAAACAACAGCTACTGGAACAGATGTGGGCAGCTCAGTAAATC CTGTGAAGATTTCACAAAGAAAATCGAGTGCTTTTACCGGTGTTCCCCACAAGCTTCTCGCTGGATCAATCCGAACGATGCTGCCGCTATTCAGTCTGTTCCCTTGTGTCAAAGCTTTTGTGATGACTG GTATGAAGCCTGCAAAGATGATTCCATATGTGTTCATAACTGGCTGACAGACTGGGAATGGGATGAAAGTGGAGAAAACCACTGTAAGAATAAATGTACTCCATACAGTGAG ATGTATGCAAACGGGACTGACATGTGCCAGAATATGTGGGGGGAGTCATTTAAGGTGAGTgaatcctcctgcctctgcttgcAAATGAACGAGAAGGACACGATTGCAATGAGGTATCTGCTCTCCGAGAGTTCAGAGGAAAGCTCCAGcatcagcagcagtgaggaacGTGCCTGCCAAAGGAAACTCCGGAAGTTTCAGAAActaaagggagaggaaggggaacagacaagataa